One stretch of Chryseobacterium indologenes DNA includes these proteins:
- a CDS encoding bifunctional 4-hydroxy-2-oxoglutarate aldolase/2-dehydro-3-deoxy-phosphogluconate aldolase: MNEIVQKIKDQKIVPLFYNESFEVSKNIIKALYEAGIRVIEYTNRGQQALENFTKLKEISHTEFPDLLLGIGTVKNIQEMDDYAHAKADFIITPVISEALVRNALERNILLIPGCFTPSDINIAYQNGLKLVKIFPADALGKNYIKSVQPVFPGMNFMPTGGINAEFEDIMEWINGGAVAAGLGSSLIGKDCNEEELTLKTKKLLQQLNQ, encoded by the coding sequence ATGAATGAAATAGTACAAAAAATAAAAGACCAGAAAATCGTTCCGTTGTTTTATAACGAATCGTTTGAAGTCTCAAAAAATATCATAAAAGCTTTATACGAAGCAGGAATCCGTGTGATAGAATATACCAACCGAGGTCAGCAGGCATTGGAAAATTTCACTAAGCTGAAAGAAATTTCCCATACAGAATTTCCTGATCTTCTGTTAGGAATCGGAACGGTGAAAAACATACAGGAAATGGATGATTATGCTCATGCAAAAGCAGATTTCATCATTACACCTGTTATCAGTGAAGCATTGGTGAGAAATGCACTTGAAAGAAATATTCTTTTGATTCCAGGCTGTTTTACTCCTTCCGATATCAATATTGCCTATCAGAACGGTTTAAAACTCGTTAAAATATTTCCGGCTGATGCTTTAGGGAAGAACTACATCAAATCGGTACAGCCTGTTTTCCCTGGAATGAATTTCATGCCCACCGGAGGGATCAATGCAGAATTTGAAGATATTATGGAATGGATCAATGGTGGTGCTGTAGCAGCAGGATTGGGAAGTTCTCTTATTGGAAAAGATTGTAATGAAGAAGAACTTACTCTGAAAACAAAAAAATTACTACAACAACTTAATCAATAA
- a CDS encoding sugar kinase, which yields MQDSSKILCFGELLLHFAPDSEGNWLNEQSLKMYIGGAEYNVAAALSQWKNRVKLLSALPENFVGNQLESQLNSKGIEVLAEKTQGRIGTFYLSSDGDMQNASVVYDRFPSVFTQSDFETFSDDEIFSEVRWLHISTITPALSDNAFHKCLQIMKEAGTRNITVSLDLNYRALLWQNQNPHKIKELMPFVNVLMGNIWSVGQFLDIPVEYELNGKFDDENLLKQAEKTALEIRRQFPGVEKIANTFRFTNGEKVNYFATLFAGEQLLISEKYNSDTIEERVGSGDSFMAALIHGILKGNPEHQVLEDATKVAFKKLFVKGDTIDESINIETL from the coding sequence ATGCAGGATTCATCGAAAATATTATGTTTCGGGGAACTGCTTCTCCACTTTGCCCCGGATTCCGAAGGAAACTGGCTGAATGAGCAGTCTCTGAAGATGTATATAGGCGGAGCAGAATACAATGTAGCAGCAGCACTTTCGCAGTGGAAGAATCGTGTGAAATTATTATCAGCTTTGCCTGAAAATTTTGTTGGAAACCAGCTGGAATCTCAGCTTAACAGTAAAGGAATAGAAGTCCTTGCAGAAAAAACTCAGGGAAGAATAGGAACATTTTATCTTTCTTCCGATGGAGATATGCAGAATGCTTCAGTGGTTTACGACCGATTTCCGTCTGTTTTTACCCAGTCGGATTTTGAAACTTTCAGTGATGATGAGATATTTTCAGAGGTAAGATGGCTGCATATCAGTACCATCACACCGGCATTGAGTGATAACGCATTCCACAAATGTTTACAGATCATGAAAGAAGCCGGAACAAGAAATATTACGGTTTCTCTTGACTTGAATTACAGAGCATTGCTTTGGCAAAACCAGAATCCTCATAAAATTAAAGAGCTGATGCCTTTTGTCAATGTTCTCATGGGAAATATCTGGTCTGTTGGGCAGTTTCTGGATATTCCGGTTGAATATGAGCTTAACGGAAAATTTGATGATGAAAATCTTCTGAAACAGGCCGAGAAAACAGCATTGGAAATCAGAAGGCAATTTCCGGGGGTGGAAAAAATAGCCAATACCTTCCGCTTTACAAACGGAGAAAAGGTCAATTATTTTGCCACCTTATTTGCTGGTGAACAGCTTTTGATTTCAGAAAAATACAATTCAGATACAATTGAAGAAAGGGTAGGAAGCGGTGATTCTTTCATGGCCGCTTTGATTCATGGAATTTTAAAAGGAAATCCTGAACATCAGGTTCTGGAAGATGCTACAAAAGTTGCTTTTAAAAAGCTTTTTGTAAAAGGAGATACCATTGATGAAAGCATTAATATCGAAACATTATGA
- the uxaC gene encoding glucuronate isomerase has translation MSNSIKNKDVFGELFLLESAKAENLYFGYAKDMPVIDYHNHLEPDVISANQNFRSPTAIWLDGDHYKWRAMRNFGTDEQFISGNASDQEKFRKWAEVVPYTLRNPLFHWTHLELKNPFGISEYLSSNNADAVYHQMNESLQTPGFLPQSIIENFKVEVLCTTDDPADDLVHHKALKHSGFKTAVLPAFRPDAYINMINPEHYLSGIKKLEKVCGFSITSASDLLNALQGRINYFVEAGAKVADHGFEYFPDTTKWNHSLEKEFSEFLKGNLSTFSNPEALCGYMLKELCKMYAEKGWVQQFHVGATRNNNSEMFRKMGANAGYDAIGEAYYAQRMSILLDELNSEEKLTKTIVYNLNPAFNEVLASLAGNFNEGGIKSKVQFGAAWWFLDQLDGMTKQMNTLSNIGLISTFVGMLTDSRSLLSFSRHDYFRRLLCNMFGSEMERGLLPDDEKWVGKIIQDICYHNTKNYFEI, from the coding sequence ATGAGTAATTCCATTAAGAATAAAGACGTTTTCGGAGAATTGTTTTTGCTTGAATCGGCAAAGGCAGAAAATCTGTATTTCGGCTATGCCAAAGATATGCCGGTGATCGATTATCACAATCATCTTGAACCGGATGTGATTTCTGCCAATCAGAATTTCCGTTCTCCAACCGCTATATGGCTGGATGGTGACCATTACAAATGGAGAGCGATGAGAAACTTTGGTACTGATGAACAGTTTATTTCCGGAAATGCTTCAGATCAGGAAAAATTCAGGAAATGGGCAGAGGTAGTACCTTATACCCTTCGTAATCCGTTATTTCACTGGACCCATCTGGAACTTAAAAATCCTTTTGGAATCAGCGAATATTTATCATCCAATAATGCAGATGCAGTGTATCATCAGATGAATGAAAGTCTGCAGACACCTGGTTTTTTGCCACAATCCATTATTGAAAATTTTAAAGTAGAAGTCTTATGTACTACAGATGATCCTGCTGATGATCTGGTTCATCATAAAGCTTTAAAACACAGTGGGTTTAAAACAGCTGTTCTTCCGGCCTTCCGCCCGGATGCCTATATCAATATGATTAATCCCGAACACTATCTTTCAGGAATTAAAAAGCTTGAAAAAGTATGCGGATTTTCAATCACTTCAGCTTCTGATCTGTTGAATGCATTACAGGGCAGAATCAATTATTTTGTGGAAGCAGGAGCAAAAGTGGCCGATCACGGCTTTGAATATTTCCCGGATACCACAAAATGGAATCATAGCCTTGAAAAAGAGTTTTCCGAATTCCTGAAGGGTAATCTTTCAACATTTTCCAATCCTGAAGCTTTATGCGGCTATATGCTGAAAGAGCTTTGCAAAATGTATGCGGAAAAAGGATGGGTACAGCAGTTTCATGTAGGGGCAACCCGAAACAACAATTCAGAAATGTTCAGGAAAATGGGTGCCAATGCAGGATACGATGCCATCGGAGAAGCATATTACGCACAGAGAATGAGTATTTTGCTGGATGAACTGAATTCGGAAGAAAAGCTGACCAAAACTATTGTTTACAATCTGAATCCGGCATTTAATGAAGTTCTGGCATCCCTTGCCGGAAATTTCAATGAAGGAGGCATCAAATCCAAAGTACAGTTTGGAGCAGCCTGGTGGTTTCTTGATCAGCTTGACGGGATGACCAAGCAGATGAATACGCTTTCCAATATCGGTCTGATCAGCACTTTTGTCGGCATGCTGACTGATTCCCGAAGCCTTTTATCATTCTCAAGACACGATTATTTCAGAAGGCTTTTATGCAATATGTTCGGAAGTGAAATGGAAAGAGGTCTTCTTCCCGATGACGAAAAATGGGTAGGAAAGATCATCCAGGATATCTGTTATCACAATACAAAAAATTATTTTGAAATATAA
- a CDS encoding SDR family oxidoreductase, translating into MKDLFSIKNKVAVITGASGVLGGSLAKSFIEAGAKVVALGRNQEILDARVKEFKDLGGEALAVESNVMDIESLEAASMKIKEKYGGIDILLNIAGGNIPSATLSPEQSFFDMDMKGWAEVTDLNINGTVYPSYVFGKVMAEQGSGNIINISSMAAYSAITRVAGYSAAKSAITNFTQWLASDLALKFGGKIRVNAVAPGFFIGDQNRAILLNPDGSLTERSKKVMAKTPMQRFGEVEELNGVVQFLCSDAASFITGALIPVDGGFSAFSGV; encoded by the coding sequence ATGAAAGACCTGTTTAGTATTAAAAACAAAGTAGCAGTCATCACAGGGGCTTCAGGTGTTTTGGGAGGAAGTCTTGCCAAAAGCTTTATAGAGGCCGGAGCCAAAGTTGTTGCACTGGGGAGAAACCAGGAAATATTGGATGCCCGGGTAAAAGAATTTAAGGATTTAGGAGGAGAGGCACTCGCTGTAGAATCCAATGTGATGGATATTGAAAGCCTTGAAGCCGCTTCAATGAAAATAAAGGAAAAGTATGGCGGTATTGATATTCTGCTCAATATAGCCGGTGGAAATATACCGTCAGCAACCTTATCACCCGAACAGTCATTTTTTGATATGGATATGAAAGGATGGGCAGAGGTTACTGATCTTAATATCAACGGAACCGTTTACCCGAGCTATGTTTTCGGAAAAGTAATGGCTGAGCAGGGGAGTGGAAACATTATCAATATTTCTTCCATGGCTGCTTATTCAGCGATTACAAGAGTAGCCGGGTATTCTGCCGCCAAGTCGGCAATCACCAATTTTACCCAATGGCTGGCCTCTGACCTGGCATTGAAATTCGGAGGTAAGATACGTGTGAATGCCGTAGCACCAGGATTTTTCATTGGAGATCAGAACCGTGCAATTCTTCTGAATCCGGATGGAAGCTTAACTGAAAGAAGTAAAAAAGTAATGGCCAAAACACCGATGCAGAGATTTGGAGAAGTAGAAGAGCTGAACGGGGTTGTACAGTTTCTATGTTCAGATGCCGCAAGTTTTATCACGGGAGCATTGATTCCTGTTGACGGAGGCTTCAGCGCATTCAGTGGAGTATAA
- the uxuA gene encoding mannonate dehydratase, whose product MEKTWRWFGKKDKIQLSMLRQIGVEGIVSALHDIPNGKIWNLEAINDYKNYIESHGLRWSVVESLPVSEAIKYGGEDRDSLIENYITSLENLGKAGITTVCYNFMPVLDWARTDLFHEWEDGSSSLYFDKAKFAYFEIHILQREGAENEYSSEILQKVEELKNILTEKDNNDLIDSVIVKTQGFVNGNIKEGELNPVEKFKSLLALYDGIDKDRLRQNMKYFLEKIMPVCEKWNIQMCVHPDDPPFSLLGLPRIVTNEEDIDWLLQAVDNPHNGLTFCAGSLSANLQNDVPKLAQKFAHRTKFVHLRSTNVFENGDFIEAHHLGGRGKLIDVIRVFEKENPDLPMRIDHGRLLTEDVDKGYNPGYSFLGRMLALGQIEGVMAAVQSELQKN is encoded by the coding sequence ATGGAAAAAACCTGGCGTTGGTTTGGAAAAAAAGACAAAATACAGCTGAGTATGCTTCGTCAAATAGGAGTAGAAGGAATTGTTTCTGCACTGCATGATATCCCAAACGGAAAAATCTGGAATCTGGAGGCCATCAATGATTATAAAAACTATATAGAAAGCCACGGACTTCGCTGGTCTGTTGTGGAAAGTCTTCCCGTAAGCGAAGCGATCAAATACGGAGGTGAAGACCGTGACTCTTTAATAGAAAACTATATCACAAGCCTTGAAAATCTGGGTAAAGCAGGCATTACAACAGTTTGCTACAATTTTATGCCTGTTCTCGACTGGGCGCGCACAGATCTTTTTCACGAATGGGAAGACGGCTCCTCATCACTTTATTTTGATAAAGCCAAGTTTGCTTACTTCGAAATTCATATCCTTCAAAGGGAAGGTGCAGAAAATGAGTATAGCTCGGAAATCCTTCAAAAAGTAGAAGAATTAAAAAATATATTAACAGAAAAAGATAATAATGACCTGATAGACTCAGTCATTGTAAAAACACAGGGATTTGTGAACGGAAATATCAAAGAAGGTGAATTGAATCCTGTAGAAAAGTTCAAAAGTTTACTGGCGTTGTATGATGGAATCGATAAAGACAGACTTCGCCAGAACATGAAATATTTCCTTGAAAAAATAATGCCTGTCTGTGAAAAATGGAATATCCAGATGTGTGTACATCCTGATGATCCTCCGTTTTCATTACTCGGACTGCCAAGAATAGTAACCAATGAAGAAGATATCGACTGGCTTCTGCAAGCTGTTGATAACCCTCACAACGGATTGACATTCTGCGCCGGATCTCTAAGTGCTAACCTTCAGAATGATGTTCCGAAATTGGCCCAGAAATTTGCCCACCGGACAAAATTCGTTCACTTGAGGAGTACAAATGTCTTTGAAAACGGTGATTTTATCGAAGCTCATCATCTGGGAGGAAGAGGAAAACTCATCGACGTGATCCGTGTATTTGAAAAAGAAAACCCTGATCTGCCCATGAGAATTGACCACGGAAGACTTTTAACAGAAGATGTTGACAAAGGATATAATCCCGGTTATTCATTTTTAGGAAGAATGCTGGCATTGGGTCAGATCGAAGGCGTAATGGCCGCAGTACAGTCGGAATTACAGAAAAATTAA
- a CDS encoding RagB/SusD family nutrient uptake outer membrane protein has protein sequence MINFNKKLLLGALFLSLTFTGCNEILDEQPRSIYTADYFNTPDGVNQGFTALYRQLRLLYGNGYFMSNCQNGTDESTWAQSADGNFKELDMSGNGIINSNTFPTSMVWNSVFPYINTANGIIEKGPGFGIAESMISEARFFRGFYYFMLVQTYGGVPLDLGAGELKYNTLPSTSSVRNTVPEVYTKTVFADLKKAIENLPASPRVTGGVTKNVARLMLAKAYLTYGWWLQNPNGIPTYPEAARTDPDGHNAQWYFQQAYDIALEGINNPGPYALQPTFYDVNVGSNDRNTESMLYADHTQSSTYYNESDPVGFGSGWAPDNFAAWMQTWNYTAIKSSRTTAWLGADVVSPVQREASQPLGRPWVRMCPTLGVIKNTFADKTNDSRYDGTFVTTYRGNWNKNGTGLTSVPVLYNANNLPVQPGGAILSFLNDDSQTPSYPTGAGQSGVGAGTLSGRADWVIAPNGISRIVYPGLWKIGSYRTDDPNGLGYPNAGLTRPFSVAKFSEFYFIAAEAAVKGASGAMTARDLINVIRARAGKWKFNNAQNTAYVADNSAAMTAATPSVITIDYILSERSREYYGEFYRWYDLVRTQKWGDYAASYQIGGASYGDHDPQTVIRTIKPFHYLRPIPQNQIDAMEVSADIKTKYQNPGYN, from the coding sequence ATGATAAATTTTAATAAAAAACTGCTGTTAGGGGCACTCTTTTTATCCTTAACATTTACAGGTTGTAATGAAATTCTCGATGAACAGCCAAGATCAATATATACCGCTGACTATTTTAATACACCGGATGGGGTGAACCAGGGATTTACAGCCTTATACAGACAGCTGAGATTATTGTACGGTAACGGATACTTTATGAGTAACTGTCAGAACGGAACAGACGAATCCACATGGGCACAAAGTGCAGACGGTAACTTTAAAGAACTGGATATGTCCGGAAACGGGATTATCAATTCCAATACCTTTCCTACAAGTATGGTCTGGAACTCTGTGTTTCCGTATATCAATACGGCTAACGGAATTATTGAAAAAGGGCCAGGATTCGGAATTGCAGAATCTATGATTTCCGAAGCTCGTTTCTTCCGTGGATTTTACTACTTCATGCTCGTGCAGACGTATGGAGGTGTTCCTTTGGATCTGGGAGCCGGAGAATTGAAATACAACACGCTGCCATCCACAAGTTCTGTACGAAATACCGTACCGGAAGTCTATACAAAAACTGTTTTTGCTGACCTTAAAAAAGCAATAGAAAATTTGCCCGCATCACCAAGGGTAACCGGAGGTGTCACTAAAAATGTAGCAAGACTAATGCTTGCCAAAGCCTATCTTACTTACGGATGGTGGCTGCAGAATCCAAACGGAATTCCAACGTATCCTGAAGCAGCAAGAACTGACCCGGACGGACACAATGCCCAATGGTATTTTCAGCAGGCTTATGATATTGCCTTGGAAGGAATCAACAATCCCGGTCCTTATGCGCTTCAGCCTACCTTCTATGATGTGAATGTAGGTTCAAATGACAGGAATACCGAATCTATGCTCTATGCAGACCATACACAGTCAAGTACATACTATAACGAAAGTGATCCTGTAGGATTCGGATCAGGCTGGGCTCCGGACAATTTTGCAGCATGGATGCAAACCTGGAATTATACGGCGATCAAAAGCAGCAGAACAACGGCATGGTTAGGAGCAGACGTTGTTAGTCCCGTACAGAGAGAAGCATCACAGCCTTTGGGACGTCCTTGGGTTCGTATGTGTCCTACCTTGGGAGTTATTAAAAATACTTTTGCAGATAAAACCAACGATTCCCGTTATGACGGAACCTTTGTAACCACGTACAGAGGAAACTGGAACAAGAATGGAACGGGATTAACGTCAGTACCTGTACTTTATAATGCCAATAATTTACCTGTACAGCCGGGAGGTGCCATCTTAAGCTTTCTCAATGATGACAGCCAGACACCTTCTTATCCTACAGGAGCCGGACAAAGCGGTGTAGGAGCCGGAACGCTGTCAGGAAGAGCAGATTGGGTAATTGCACCGAACGGGATCAGCAGAATTGTATATCCAGGTTTATGGAAGATAGGATCTTACCGTACTGACGATCCAAACGGATTAGGATATCCGAATGCAGGATTAACCCGTCCTTTCAGCGTTGCCAAATTTTCAGAATTCTACTTTATTGCCGCAGAGGCAGCTGTAAAAGGAGCGTCAGGAGCTATGACAGCCAGAGACCTTATCAATGTTATCCGTGCCCGTGCCGGAAAATGGAAGTTCAACAATGCGCAAAATACCGCTTATGTAGCAGATAATAGTGCTGCAATGACTGCTGCCACACCATCCGTAATTACTATTGATTATATTCTTTCAGAAAGATCCCGTGAATATTACGGAGAATTCTACAGATGGTATGATCTGGTACGTACTCAGAAGTGGGGAGATTATGCAGCTTCATACCAGATTGGGGGAGCTTCTTATGGAGATCATGATCCGCAAACTGTGATAAGAACGATCAAGCCTTTTCATTATCTGAGACCGATTCCTCAGAATCAGATTGATGCAATGGAAGTATCGGCAGATATTAAGACAAAATATCAGAACCCCGGATACAATTAA
- a CDS encoding SusC/RagA family TonB-linked outer membrane protein, whose translation MNRFYFNKSNRAALFFAMTLLPSGIAYSQIKKDTVAKENKIDEVVVIGYGTQRKEAVTGSVATVKGDALREVPSANITQALQGRTAGVDISQTSTKPGAAMQIRIRGTRSLTGDNNPLIVLDGIPFVGSLGDISSSDIKSIDILKDASATAIYGSRGANGVILVTTNRGAKGQKPRFTYNTFTGVQTLFSKYPMMDGPKFAQLRAYAIPAGNKTPLYSNGADENNSVDTDWQSLYYKPAMMTSHDVGVAGGTEGGNYNVGLSYFKQNALIPIQSYERFAMRMAIDQQVGSIFKFGFTTNTNYSISQGNGVNPGAVLGYSPIANPYNADGSPKRVMSTAGGIDQTWIYTRKSLEDLGDKYVDETKAFASYNNLYGEASLPIKGLKYRLNIGLDFRTSNSGNYAGVGVFNTNPLGPSAAGRGNNQTYHWVLENLLTYDRTFGKHKINAVGLYSAEGNKYTSSYMSAKNVPADFFQYYNLGQSPQADITVRPEDQVYWKTGLLSAMGRVMYTYDNKYMLTATLRADGSSRLAPGNKWHTYPALSLGWNVTNESFMQNIKGINLLKFRAGWGQTSNQAVEPYSTMGRFNVAPYNFGGAGSTGIYGNQPPNPNLGWEYSKTQNYGVDFAILNNRLTGSVEYYKTHTFDLLTQKSLPPSSGWSSIVSNVAETENKGLEVSLNGVIFDNPDGFTWEAGVNFYTNKNKILSLASGTERDINNLWFVGHNINSLYDYQYIGLWQAGDPYQSILEPGTAADVIGSIKVLYTGGYNADGTPVRAIGPDDRQIFDTAPKFQGGFNMRFAYKNFELSTVGAFQHGGILVSTIYGSASYLNRLTGRGNNVDVDYWTEDNTGAYFPRPGRHLSGDNPKYSSTLAMFDASYLKLRTITLGYNVNKDFLKDLKITSLRIYFTVTNPVVLFSPYHKFSGMDPEPNSFGNENQAVSGYQSRQLVIGTNNPSTRNYLMGLNLTF comes from the coding sequence ATGAACCGATTTTATTTCAATAAAAGCAATAGAGCCGCATTATTCTTTGCAATGACTTTATTGCCTTCCGGCATAGCATATTCACAGATTAAGAAAGATACAGTAGCTAAAGAAAATAAAATAGATGAAGTTGTTGTGATAGGATACGGAACCCAGAGAAAAGAAGCTGTAACGGGTTCTGTAGCTACAGTAAAAGGAGATGCCCTGCGTGAAGTACCTTCTGCCAATATTACCCAGGCATTACAGGGAAGAACGGCAGGGGTAGATATCTCACAAACATCCACCAAACCTGGTGCAGCCATGCAGATCCGTATCAGGGGAACAAGATCTCTTACAGGAGATAATAACCCTTTGATTGTATTGGATGGTATCCCTTTTGTGGGATCATTGGGCGATATAAGCTCAAGTGATATCAAAAGTATTGATATCCTGAAAGACGCTTCTGCTACAGCCATCTACGGATCCAGAGGGGCAAATGGTGTTATTCTCGTTACAACCAACAGAGGGGCGAAAGGGCAGAAACCCAGATTCACTTACAACACTTTTACAGGCGTTCAGACCTTATTTTCAAAATATCCTATGATGGATGGGCCTAAGTTTGCCCAGCTGCGTGCTTACGCCATTCCTGCAGGGAATAAAACACCTCTGTATTCAAACGGGGCAGATGAAAATAACAGTGTGGATACAGACTGGCAAAGTCTTTACTATAAACCTGCAATGATGACCAGCCATGATGTTGGTGTTGCAGGCGGAACCGAGGGAGGAAATTATAACGTAGGCTTGTCATATTTCAAGCAAAATGCATTAATCCCTATTCAAAGTTATGAAAGATTTGCCATGCGAATGGCCATTGATCAGCAGGTAGGGTCTATCTTTAAGTTTGGATTTACCACCAATACAAACTATTCCATCTCACAGGGAAACGGAGTAAATCCGGGAGCAGTTCTTGGGTATTCTCCAATTGCCAATCCTTATAATGCGGACGGAAGCCCGAAAAGAGTAATGAGTACGGCAGGAGGTATTGATCAGACATGGATTTATACCAGAAAAAGCTTAGAGGATCTGGGAGATAAATATGTTGATGAAACCAAGGCTTTTGCATCCTATAACAATCTTTACGGGGAGGCCAGTCTTCCTATCAAAGGATTGAAATACAGGTTAAATATCGGTTTAGACTTCCGTACCTCAAACAGTGGAAACTATGCAGGGGTAGGAGTTTTTAATACCAATCCTTTGGGACCGTCAGCTGCAGGAAGAGGAAATAACCAGACCTATCACTGGGTATTGGAAAACCTTTTAACCTACGACCGTACATTTGGTAAACATAAGATTAATGCGGTAGGATTATATTCCGCGGAGGGCAATAAGTATACAAGCTCATACATGAGTGCAAAGAACGTTCCTGCAGATTTTTTCCAGTATTATAATCTTGGGCAGTCACCGCAGGCAGATATTACGGTAAGACCAGAAGACCAGGTGTATTGGAAAACCGGTTTGCTGTCTGCCATGGGAAGAGTAATGTATACCTATGATAACAAATATATGCTTACGGCAACACTTCGTGCCGACGGATCTTCCAGGCTGGCTCCGGGAAATAAATGGCATACCTATCCTGCATTATCATTAGGATGGAATGTTACCAATGAATCCTTCATGCAGAATATTAAGGGGATTAATCTCCTTAAATTCCGGGCAGGATGGGGGCAGACTTCCAACCAGGCAGTAGAGCCATATTCTACAATGGGAAGATTCAACGTGGCACCTTACAATTTTGGAGGGGCTGGAAGTACAGGAATTTATGGAAATCAGCCACCCAACCCGAACTTAGGCTGGGAATATTCAAAAACGCAGAACTACGGAGTAGATTTCGCAATATTGAACAACCGTCTAACGGGAAGCGTAGAATATTACAAAACCCACACATTTGACCTGTTGACACAGAAAAGCCTTCCGCCGTCGAGCGGCTGGTCATCAATCGTTTCCAATGTAGCCGAAACAGAAAATAAAGGACTGGAAGTTTCTTTGAATGGTGTCATCTTTGATAATCCTGATGGTTTTACCTGGGAAGCTGGAGTTAATTTTTATACCAATAAAAACAAAATTTTATCGCTTGCATCCGGAACAGAACGTGACATCAATAACTTATGGTTTGTAGGGCATAATATTAATTCATTGTATGACTATCAATACATCGGTCTTTGGCAGGCTGGCGATCCTTATCAGAGTATTCTTGAGCCGGGAACTGCTGCGGATGTTATAGGATCTATCAAAGTTCTTTACACCGGTGGTTATAATGCTGACGGAACTCCTGTAAGAGCAATTGGGCCGGACGACAGACAGATTTTTGATACAGCCCCGAAATTCCAGGGAGGATTTAATATGCGCTTTGCCTACAAGAATTTTGAACTGAGTACAGTTGGAGCTTTCCAGCATGGAGGAATTCTGGTAAGTACCATTTATGGATCTGCAAGTTATCTTAACAGATTAACAGGAAGAGGAAATAACGTGGATGTAGACTATTGGACAGAAGATAATACAGGAGCCTATTTTCCGCGTCCGGGGCGCCATTTAAGCGGTGATAACCCGAAGTATTCTTCTACTTTAGCGATGTTTGATGCTTCTTATCTTAAGCTTCGTACCATCACATTAGGGTATAATGTCAATAAAGACTTTTTAAAGGATTTAAAAATTACAAGCTTAAGAATTTACTTTACGGTAACCAACCCTGTTGTACTATTCTCTCCTTATCATAAGTTCTCAGGGATGGATCCGGAACCGAACTCTTTCGGAAATGAAAACCAGGCTGTAAGCGGATACCAAAGCCGCCAGCTTGTGATAGGAACCAATAACCCTTCCACAAGAAATTACTTAATGGGACTTAACTTAACCTTTTAA